One window of the Triticum dicoccoides isolate Atlit2015 ecotype Zavitan chromosome 3B, WEW_v2.0, whole genome shotgun sequence genome contains the following:
- the LOC119277101 gene encoding serine/threonine-protein phosphatase 7 long form homolog isoform X2 gives MFEPDKYPGLDDYYEEKHRAVLVERGEVPPVLRLRGHNPRESLMYDRRYEPYFRRMDLLQFVLNFKGTPPWLNSTAITALTDHWSPETHYFHLALGEMTVTLEDIAMISGLPIEGRALTGKVKSEGWRQRDAGLVGVEPPLWIHETKKDPRPSGVLFWWLQEHFYECPENVSPAVVERYARAYLWNLMTQVVFPDGTGDTTSWMFLDPLRNWDVKWSWGSAALAFLYRQLDGACMRSKPKSCLGGFVWALQIWMWERIPMGHNLTIAPEEPWEWPFDGDEERYPTIAYTWANVQVSSIVAMGRYKAYISELDMLTYNHVNWRPYMVLRQFPLSNMCFRDQHLWRVCCPMICFYAVEWHLPHRVSKQFGVQQRTPPEYVETSVVLHMTSRQHNKNVINWEDHHLMWVDMWNAQRNARVEDDHTPDNDEGAYLRHLEWLRKEYRVILKGAWTRADCLEVTPSEAADGAFNNSIRETIGAHLDYGPLHDRVGTELWRCINDSNVVLGRPPGRETDGLVRSTLQKVVNRC, from the exons ATGTTTGAGCCGGATAAATATCCCGGCCTTGATGATTATTACGAGGAGAAGCATCGTGCTGTGCTTGTGGAAAGAGGGGAG GTTCCTCCAGTACTTCGGTTGAGAGGCCACAACCCACGTGAGTCACTGATGTATGACCGTCGCTACGAGCCTTATTTTAGAAGAATGGATCTTCTCCAGTTTGTGCTCAACTTTAAAGGCACACCACCATGGCTGAACTCGACGGCCATTACCGCCCTTACGGACCATTGGAGCCCGGAGACGCACTATTTTCACCTTGCTCTTGGTGAGATGACCGTCACTCTGGAGGATATTGCGATGATCTCCGGTCTTCCGATCGAAGGCAGGGCTCTTACCGGGAAGGTGAAGTCCGAGGGGTGGCGACAAAGGGATGCAGGTTTGGTTGGTGTTGAACCTCCCCTGTGGATTCATGAAACAAAGAAGGATCCTAGGCCATCTGGTGTTTTGTTCTGGTGGCTACAAGAACATTTTTACGAGTGCCCAGAGAATGTCAGTCCGGCTGTTGTGGAGAGGTACGCAAGGGCTTACTTATGGAATCTTATGACCCAAGTGGTGTTTCCCGACGGCACGGGAGACACAACCTCCTGGATGTTCTTGGACCCTCTTCGTAACTGGGATGTTAAGTGGAGTTGGGGGTCGGCGGCACTAGCCTTCTTGTATCGTCAG TTGGACGGAGCATGTATGAGGAGTAAGCCGAAATCTTGTCTTGGTGGTTTTGTTTGGGCCCTACAGATTTGGATGTGGGAGCGTATCCCTATGGGCCATAACTTGACCATTGCTCCGGAAGAACCTTGGGAGTGGCCTTTCGACGGGGATGAGGAGCGGTATCCCACTATCGCATACACGTGGGCTAATGTCCAAGTGTCTAGTATCGTAGCCATGGGGCGGTACAAGGCATACATAAGCGAGCTTGACATGCTTACTTACAACCAC GTTAATTGGAGGCCGTACATGGTACTTAGGCAGTTCCCTTTGAGCAATATGTGCTTCCGTGACCAACATCTTTGGCGTGTGTGTTGCCCCATGATATGCTTTTATGCGGTGGAGTGGCATCTTCCACATCGTGTTTCGAAGCAATTTGGAGTACAACAACGCACCCCGCCGGAGTATGTTGAGACAAGTGTGGTGCTACATAT GACGAGCCGGCAACACAACAAGAATGTCATTAATTGGGAGGATCACCATCTTATGTGGGTGGACATGTGGAATGCTCAGAGGAATGCCCGAGTTGAAGATGATCACACACCTGACAACGACGAGGGGGCATATTTAAGGCATTTGGAGTGGCTTCGCAAAGAGTACAGAGTTATCCTTAAGGGTGCTTGGACTCGTGCCGATTGTTTGGAAGTAACGCCAAGTGAGGCTGCTGATGGTGCATTCAACAACTCTATTAGGGAGACCATTGGAGCGCACCTAGATTATGGCCCTCTGCATGACCGAGTG GGCACGGAGctatggagatgtatcaatgataGTAATGTGGTGCTTGGCCGCCCACCTGGTAGAGAAACGGACGGTCTCGTTAGGAGTACTCTACAG AAGGTTGTGAATCGTTGCTGA
- the LOC119277101 gene encoding serine/threonine-protein phosphatase 7 long form homolog isoform X1 — translation MFEPDKYPGLDDYYEEKHRAVLVERGEVPPVLRLRGHNPRESLMYDRRYEPYFRRMDLLQFVLNFKGTPPWLNSTAITALTDHWSPETHYFHLALGEMTVTLEDIAMISGLPIEGRALTGKVKSEGWRQRDAGLVGVEPPLWIHETKKDPRPSGVLFWWLQEHFYECPENVSPAVVERYARAYLWNLMTQVVFPDGTGDTTSWMFLDPLRNWDVKWSWGSAALAFLYRQLDGACMRSKPKSCLGGFVWALQIWMWERIPMGHNLTIAPEEPWEWPFDGDEERYPTIAYTWANVQVSSIVAMGRYKAYISELDMLTYNHVNWRPYMVLRQFPLSNMCFRDQHLWRVCCPMICFYAVEWHLPHRVSKQFGVQQRTPPEYVETSVVLHMTSRQHNKNVINWEDHHLMWVDMWNAQRNARVEDDHTPDNDEGAYLRHLEWLRKEYRVILKGAWTRADCLEVTPSEAADGAFNNSIRETIGAHLDYGPLHDRVGTELWRCINDSNVVLGRPPGRETDGLVRSTLQVHQRMCVHVLSIEWMFFLPLVHFRAKHVPVLLPLVLLPAEHRLMNMKMKRRRQTPMRIRTMWSLGLRRWKMLHSQLNLLSLLKKHAELAQGTSDVLDGRTLQRATSTGGSCEKRQEVK, via the exons ATGTTTGAGCCGGATAAATATCCCGGCCTTGATGATTATTACGAGGAGAAGCATCGTGCTGTGCTTGTGGAAAGAGGGGAG GTTCCTCCAGTACTTCGGTTGAGAGGCCACAACCCACGTGAGTCACTGATGTATGACCGTCGCTACGAGCCTTATTTTAGAAGAATGGATCTTCTCCAGTTTGTGCTCAACTTTAAAGGCACACCACCATGGCTGAACTCGACGGCCATTACCGCCCTTACGGACCATTGGAGCCCGGAGACGCACTATTTTCACCTTGCTCTTGGTGAGATGACCGTCACTCTGGAGGATATTGCGATGATCTCCGGTCTTCCGATCGAAGGCAGGGCTCTTACCGGGAAGGTGAAGTCCGAGGGGTGGCGACAAAGGGATGCAGGTTTGGTTGGTGTTGAACCTCCCCTGTGGATTCATGAAACAAAGAAGGATCCTAGGCCATCTGGTGTTTTGTTCTGGTGGCTACAAGAACATTTTTACGAGTGCCCAGAGAATGTCAGTCCGGCTGTTGTGGAGAGGTACGCAAGGGCTTACTTATGGAATCTTATGACCCAAGTGGTGTTTCCCGACGGCACGGGAGACACAACCTCCTGGATGTTCTTGGACCCTCTTCGTAACTGGGATGTTAAGTGGAGTTGGGGGTCGGCGGCACTAGCCTTCTTGTATCGTCAG TTGGACGGAGCATGTATGAGGAGTAAGCCGAAATCTTGTCTTGGTGGTTTTGTTTGGGCCCTACAGATTTGGATGTGGGAGCGTATCCCTATGGGCCATAACTTGACCATTGCTCCGGAAGAACCTTGGGAGTGGCCTTTCGACGGGGATGAGGAGCGGTATCCCACTATCGCATACACGTGGGCTAATGTCCAAGTGTCTAGTATCGTAGCCATGGGGCGGTACAAGGCATACATAAGCGAGCTTGACATGCTTACTTACAACCAC GTTAATTGGAGGCCGTACATGGTACTTAGGCAGTTCCCTTTGAGCAATATGTGCTTCCGTGACCAACATCTTTGGCGTGTGTGTTGCCCCATGATATGCTTTTATGCGGTGGAGTGGCATCTTCCACATCGTGTTTCGAAGCAATTTGGAGTACAACAACGCACCCCGCCGGAGTATGTTGAGACAAGTGTGGTGCTACATAT GACGAGCCGGCAACACAACAAGAATGTCATTAATTGGGAGGATCACCATCTTATGTGGGTGGACATGTGGAATGCTCAGAGGAATGCCCGAGTTGAAGATGATCACACACCTGACAACGACGAGGGGGCATATTTAAGGCATTTGGAGTGGCTTCGCAAAGAGTACAGAGTTATCCTTAAGGGTGCTTGGACTCGTGCCGATTGTTTGGAAGTAACGCCAAGTGAGGCTGCTGATGGTGCATTCAACAACTCTATTAGGGAGACCATTGGAGCGCACCTAGATTATGGCCCTCTGCATGACCGAGTG GGCACGGAGctatggagatgtatcaatgataGTAATGTGGTGCTTGGCCGCCCACCTGGTAGAGAAACGGACGGTCTCGTTAGGAGTACTCTACAG GTTCATCAACGGATGTGCGTGCACGTGCTCAGTATAGAATGGATGTTCTTTCTTCCGCTCGTCCATTTTCGAGCCAAGCACGTCCCCGTGCTTCTTCCGCTCGTCCTTCTTCCAGCCGAGCACAGATTGATGAacatgaagatgaagaggaggagacaGACTCCGATGCGGATCCGGACTATGTGGAGCTTGGGGCTTCGCAGATGGAAGATGCTCCACAGCCAACTCAACCTTCTCAGCCTTCTCAAGAAGCACGCCGAGTTAGCTCAAGGAACATCCGACGTCCTGGATGGCAGAACACTCCAGAGGGCCACGTCAACAGGGGGAAGCTGCGAAAAGAGGCAAGAAGTGAAGTGA